The following proteins are encoded in a genomic region of Magnolia sinica isolate HGM2019 chromosome 1, MsV1, whole genome shotgun sequence:
- the LOC131249517 gene encoding protein neprosin-like: protein MYGSQHAMAYVNKGKYYGAKASINVWNPKVMNPYEFSLAQIWVTSNANGDFNTVEAGWMVSPVTFGDYRTRLFIYWTADNYQSTGCYNLRCAGFVQTSNEIALGTVVIPISIYGGKQFSLSIHIYKDKITGNWWLQINNKVLGYWPGTLFKGLADSSNLIEWGGEIMNSREEGQHTKTQMGSGHFPNEEWSKSSFIKNIQVVDASYSLRDPDSLTPYAEYPTCYDIKVVPNKKSDYGYYLYFGGPGQSPTCP, encoded by the exons ATGTACGGATCACAGCATGCCATGGCTTATGTGAATAAGGGGAAGTACTACGGAGCAAAGGCTTCTATAAACGTGTGGAACCCTAAAGTCATGAACCCTTATGAATTCAGCTTAGCTCAAATTTGGGTTACTTCCAATGCAAATGGTGATTTCAATACAGTCGAAGCTGGATGGATG GTCAGTCCGGTCACATTTGGTGACTATCGCACACGATTATTCATTTATTGGACG GCAGATAACTACCAAAGTACAGGCTGCTACAATCTCAGGTGTGCTGGTTTTGTGCAAACAAGTAATGAGATAGCTCTTGGCACCGTTGTAATACCCATTTCCATCTATGGTGGGAAGCAATTCTCCCTATCCATTCACATATACAAG GACAAGATCACTGGGAATTGGTGGCTACAAATAAACAACAAGGTGTTGGGATATTGGCCTGGCACCTTATTCAAAGGTCTAGCAGACAGTTCCAATTTGATTGAATGGGGTGGTGAGATTATGAATTCAAGAGAAGAGGGCCAGCACACCAAGACCCAGATGGGCAGTGGCCATTTCCCAAATGAGGAGTGGTCAAAATCAAGCTTTATAAAAAACATTCAGGTTGTGGATGCATCCTACAGCCTCAGAGACCCAGATTCCCTTACCCCATATGCAGAGTACCCAACCTGCTATGATATAAAGGTAGTTCCAAACAAGAAGAGTGATTATGGTTATTATTTATATTTTGGAGGCCCTGGTCAATCTCCAACTTGCCCTtaa